From Peptoanaerobacter stomatis, one genomic window encodes:
- a CDS encoding DUF342 domain-containing protein translates to MALKLSSVEKTIGDYIVHLRINADKTKGYIEISKNNNDGFNFPSEEDVISFLQENGIKFGIEYYSIKNIISNKIMKATLVAVGEPPIKGEDAKIIYKYDFSKKINLVQDESGNIDFKSLNWFHQVKRGDIIATKIPAQRGIDGKDIKGEPIVAPLGKDIKFLLGKNVGIDDSEQNAVAKTDGIVEIIDSKISVSEVLTINGDVDTSIGNIEFSGDIFISGDIKGGFKVKAEGSLDVNGVIESSDIEVGKDLVVKGGIKGSETTKVVVNGSVICKFIENANVFVNSNINTDFIIHSNVISGGKITLNQKKGVIAGGEVVAKDSIITSTLGSHMGTKTDITLGVDIAKEAMMIEKKNTLVKLEKELKRMVPAIEAGKQIMERGSMDDTKKMQFAKSVQEYNSILENIAKIQEDINNLEEEMSHHKFSYIMAKDTIYPGVSITILKFSKHINDFLGPSKLYLKGNEVVIEG, encoded by the coding sequence TTAGTAGTGTGGAAAAAACTATTGGAGACTATATTGTACACCTGAGGATAAATGCGGATAAAACAAAAGGATATATTGAAATTTCAAAAAATAATAATGACGGATTTAATTTTCCAAGCGAAGAAGATGTCATATCTTTTTTGCAAGAAAATGGGATAAAATTTGGAATAGAATATTATAGTATAAAAAATATAATAAGTAATAAAATTATGAAGGCAACTCTTGTTGCAGTAGGTGAACCTCCTATAAAAGGTGAAGATGCTAAAATAATTTATAAATATGATTTTTCAAAAAAGATAAACCTTGTTCAAGATGAAAGCGGTAATATAGATTTTAAATCATTAAATTGGTTTCATCAAGTAAAACGAGGGGATATAATTGCAACTAAAATACCTGCACAAAGAGGTATAGACGGCAAAGATATAAAAGGAGAGCCTATTGTAGCACCTTTGGGAAAAGATATAAAGTTTTTACTTGGCAAAAATGTGGGTATAGATGATAGTGAACAAAATGCAGTTGCAAAAACTGATGGAATAGTGGAAATTATAGATTCTAAAATCTCTGTAAGTGAGGTTCTTACTATAAACGGAGATGTAGATACATCTATTGGAAATATAGAATTTAGTGGAGATATATTTATTTCCGGTGATATAAAAGGCGGATTTAAAGTCAAGGCGGAAGGTTCCTTAGATGTAAATGGAGTGATAGAATCAAGTGATATAGAAGTTGGTAAAGACCTTGTAGTAAAAGGTGGAATAAAAGGTAGTGAAACAACTAAGGTAGTAGTAAATGGCTCCGTAATATGTAAATTTATTGAAAATGCAAATGTGTTTGTAAATTCTAATATAAATACGGATTTTATAATACATTCCAATGTAATATCCGGCGGGAAAATAACTCTTAATCAGAAAAAAGGGGTAATAGCAGGCGGAGAAGTAGTAGCAAAAGATTCAATAATAACGTCTACCTTAGGTTCACATATGGGAACAAAAACTGACATAACATTAGGTGTTGATATTGCAAAAGAAGCTATGATGATTGAGAAAAAAAATACTCTTGTTAAACTGGAAAAAGAACTGAAAAGAATGGTTCCGGCTATAGAAGCAGGGAAGCAAATCATGGAAAGAGGTTCTATGGATGATACAAAAAAAATGCAATTTGCAAAATCAGTACAAGAATATAACTCAATATTGGAAAATATAGCTAAAATACAAGAAGATATAAACAACCTGGAAGAAGAAATGTCACACCATAAATTCAGTTATATAATGGCAAAGGATACTATTTATCCTGGAGTAAGCATAACAATTTTAAAATTTTCAAAACACATAAATGACTTCTTGGGACCAAGTAAGCTCTATTTAAAAGGAAACGAAGTAGTCATAGAAGGATAA